A stretch of DNA from Nitrosopumilus zosterae:
ACATGGACTGATAAAGTATACATTACTATTGTCGCACCAGATCACAACTTTGATAGTAACTTAGTTGACGAAATCGGTGATACCGATTCTGATCCAATTAGAGTTGCTACCAGAGGATTTGATATTGACAATTACAAACTTGTCGAAACTGGTACTGATACCGGCATCTTCACTGGTGAAGTAATCCTTACAGGATTTACCCACGATGCAGATGGCGTTGATGGTAGTGATACTAATCCAAGAACTTCCGCTGATGGCACAGGTCCAACAGACGGATTCCTACAAACTGATGATGATGACGGACTTACAGTCTCCTTTGAATTCTCAGAGGATGAAACCGTAGTCGGTTCAGCACTTATCAGATGGAATATTGGTGAAGTTCAGTGGCTTGAAGCAAGTTATCCAGCAAGCGGAACAGGTGTTGTAAGAGTTATTGACCCAGACATGAACTTAGATCCAGAATCAGTCGACAACTTCAATGTCGATGTGTGGTCTGACTCCGATGCCGGAGGTATTGACCTTACTGTAACTGAGACTAATGAGGCAACTGGAATCTTCGAAGGTACTGTGTTCTTCACAACTACTGACGAATCTTCTGGTCACAGACTCAGAGTCGCAGAAGGTGACACTGTCACCGCAGAATATGAGGACAATACACTACCTGATCCATACACAACTGCAGATGAACTTGATATTACTGCCACTTCACTAATCGGTACTGTCGTACCACCTCTTGAGAGAGCACCAGCTGCTAACTTGAGAACAGTTGACGCATTCGGTAACAGTTTAGATACTGTTGCAGTTGATCAACAGGTGCAAATCAGTGCTGACTTAGCAAATGGTCAGGATAGAGAGCAAGCATTTGCATACTTGGTACAGATTCAGGATGGTAACGGTGTTACAGTCTCACTAGCATGGATTACAGGTTCACTATCTGCTGGTCAATCATTCAGCCCAGCATTATCATGGATTCCAACCCAAAGTGGTAGCTACACAGCAACCGCATTTGTCTGGGAATCAGTTGATAATCCTACGGCATTATCACCACCAGTTAGCACAACAATAACTGTACAGTAAGAAAACTAGTTCACATTATCCTTTTTTTCTTTTTTTTGAATCTTCTTTAACGTAAGTTGTAGACAATTTTTCCAGAAGCAATATCTAGGAGATAATTAACAATTAATTAAAATGAAATTTCAAATTCTATTTTCTATTTTGATTGTTTTACTAATTGTAAACACACCAAATTCATTTTCAGAACTGGAATTATTTACAAACAGCAAAGTATACGCTCCATCTCATACCTTACAAGTTTATGGAAAGGGATTGCCTGAAGAAAATTTGATTATACGAATATTTGCCCCTGATGAATCCATTGCAAAATTTGACCAGATAACCACTAAATCAGACGGCTCTTTTAATTATGGTTTGATGACTTGGCCCCAGCCATCCACAAATCTTCCTTTTGGGACATATACTGTGGAAGTAATCAGTACTCAGCAAAACGGTATCTCACAAAAGATTGATGTAAAATTTTCAGCCACAACAGATCTCGTTGATGTACCAGTAGAAAGAATTGTAAATACACTGGTCTTTGCCCCTGAAACTGCGGCAATAAATAACCCAATTCGAGTATTTGTACAAACTACCAGTGATGGTTTGTTAATTGGAAATGAACCTGCGGAATTATTGGGAACAACACATGTTCATCTGCCTTCTGGAATTTCCATCCCTCTATCAAATTCATTTAAGACTCTTCATCAGGGATTGTACTATGTTGACTATATTCCTAGAGAAGAAGGGACACATGTGTTTCATGTGGTTGCTTTTACTCAAGGAACCACATCTCATGGTTCTGCTGCAACCAATGTTCTAAGTCAAGATCTTGGTGGAATTTCAGAGCAAATAATCAAACTAAATTCAATTTTGGATGAGACATCAGAAGAGCTTGACGTTCTTAAATCTGAAATAGCAGGATTTGATACAACATTAAAACGCGCAAGTATTCAAATTGATGAAAACATTGGAACAATTTCAACATCTGTAAAATATATCACTGAGGCTTCCTCCCAACTCAACGCACTAATGTTGCCAATTATTGCATCAATTGGATTAATTGTTGCACTGCAAGTAGCAATTCTTACCCGACGAAGATAGTTATAATAATGCAAGAAAAACAATTTAACTGGATGCCCAAAGCGGCCATTTTCTTTTCAATGATTTTGCTTTCATCCATATTGTCAAACTCGTATGCGACAACTGGAGATTTAATTTTAGATGATCATTCGGTTACACCTATTTTTGATTCTGAAATATTTGATATGGATTATACTTTTTTTAAAGAAAATGATTTTAAGAGATATCTGATTTTTGGCACAGACACACAAGATATTGATTTTTTAAAAAACAATTCATTGTATGGGATCCAATCTGATACTGGTTTTTTCTATGTCTCTGTTCTTTCTGAAAAATCTGTGTCTAATCTTGTAGCACAAGGTTACCATGTCATTGAGGATTACAAATTGGATTTTCATTCATCTGATGAGATAATTTCAGATTCTTCAAGAATTGGCAAGATAACAGGATCAAGTGATGCTAAAAAAAAATATGGCGCCTCAGGTAACGGAACAATAATAGCAATTGTAGACACTGGGGTTGATTTTTCAAATCCTGACATCCAGCATTCACTTGCACGAGACAAAATCAATC
This window harbors:
- a CDS encoding envelope protein; the protein is MKFQILFSILIVLLIVNTPNSFSELELFTNSKVYAPSHTLQVYGKGLPEENLIIRIFAPDESIAKFDQITTKSDGSFNYGLMTWPQPSTNLPFGTYTVEVISTQQNGISQKIDVKFSATTDLVDVPVERIVNTLVFAPETAAINNPIRVFVQTTSDGLLIGNEPAELLGTTHVHLPSGISIPLSNSFKTLHQGLYYVDYIPREEGTHVFHVVAFTQGTTSHGSAATNVLSQDLGGISEQIIKLNSILDETSEELDVLKSEIAGFDTTLKRASIQIDENIGTISTSVKYITEASSQLNALMLPIIASIGLIVALQVAILTRRR